Genomic DNA from uncultured Acetobacterium sp.:
GTTCTGATGGCATTCCATAAGGCGTCCTGGCTTTCCTGACCTTTCATCGGAGGTGAACATACAAAATTACGGCCGTCTTCTCGCTGATAGACCGCACTTGTAAATTCCAGGTATTGGGGACAGGTTTCAATGTAAATTTGATTGCCGTTTCGTTTGGCATCAATGGCGGCTTCCAGACCTTCCTTGTCCGCCATATGAACAATGTAAAGCGCCGCATCAAAGTTTTTGGCCCAATGCACAGCCCGTTTATCGGCCTCCGCTTCCACAAATTCAGGCCGACTCAGATAATGATACCAGGGCGATGTCTTTCCTTCTTTTAGAAACGTTTCAATATTCATATCAATAATATCCGGGTTTTCGGCATGAACATTGATCATCGCCCCCAGTTCTTTGGCTCGAATTAATAATTTAACGAAGGTTGCATCATCGACCATCATGCCTTCTTTTTTATAAACGAGAAAACACTTGAAACTGGTGATTCCTTCTTCAACGGCTTTTTCCATTTCTGCTAATATTGCCCCGTCATTCAAGTCGGTAATACAACAGTGAAACGCATAATCCACACAGGCTTCTGTTTCACAAATCGCTTTTTTTTCATCGATGAGACTAAGAATCGAATTTCCTTTTCGCTGAATTGGATAATCAAAAACGGTGGTGACACCACCACAAGCTGCTGCCCGGGTGCCAGACAGATAACTGTCAGCTGACACGGTTCCGCCAAACGGCATCGCCAAATGGGTATGCACATCAATGGCTCCCGGAAGAACCAGCTTACCCATCGCATCGATTACGGTTTCTGCCTGATGGTCTATGTTTTTGCCAATCGCGACAATTTTTCCATTCTTTACAGCGATATCTGCCTCAAACATCTCTGCTTCGGTAACGATTTTTCCATTTTTAATAATTAAATCCATCTTATTATCCCTCGTTCCCATTATTTCCATTCGACTTTTTCGAATGCTTCCGGTCCCTGCTGCGATGTGTTTAAATAAATGGCCGCATTGCCTTCCAAAGCGATTTTCATAAAGTCGGTTCGGCATTTATCATAGGGTGTATGGGCATATTGTTCCTGCATCGGTGAATAGCCGATGGTTGGCTTTCGGTCAATGCCGCAGGTTTTACTGGCGTCGGTGCCAAAATCCCAATAACCATATTCCACTGTTTGACCGACTGCTACCAGGGCGTCTGTCGCCGCTTTTACAAAAGCATGTTCGGTGCTGATTTTCCAGGGGTCCATATCTTTTGGCACATTATAGGCTAAACCAGTATACGATATTTCCTCGGCACTTTTTACTGCTACATCCGCTTTGAATTCCGGATCTTTTTCGGCGAGTTCGTTAATTATTTCCTGGATCTGAGCCATCGCCGATTCCGCCGTTTCGCCCGGCAACGTGCGGCGATCAAGCGACAACATGCAACGATCGGGAACGATTGATAGCGCCCCTGGTGAACATTCAATAATGTTCAACGAGATCGAAGCTTGCCCGAGTTCCGGGTCGGTGGGAAGCCCCGGATACAGTTCTTCCTTAATCCGGGTAATTAATGGAATCGCTTTATAAATGGCGTTAATTCCCAACCATGGGGCGCTGCCATGGGAAGTTCTGCCATAGACATTAATCAGCATTTCCACCCGTCCGCGATGACCGCAATATAATTTCAGTGACGTCGCTTCTGACGATACCATGGCATCATAATCCAATCCTTTTTCCGGAAATGTTTTATCAACCAGATGCAGCATGCCCACCATTTCTGCCGGTTCTTCCTGAACCACGCCGGCAAACATAAAGGTTCCTTTGACTGGAAAACCCTGTTCCCGAAGTTTTACCAATAGTCCACCCGTATAAATTTGAACGGCTTCCCCACATTTAACATCCGAAGCACCCCGGCCGTGAATGCATTCTGCTTCATCCGGCTGTTTATTTTGTGAATCAACCGTGCAGACGTCGATGACCCCGCCATAAGGATCGTATCCTTCCCAATTTGCCGCATCGCCAGGGCTGACGTGATCCATATGCGAATTATACATAATCGTTGGTCCCGGTTCGGTTCCCTTTACCAGTCCCACCACATTCCCGTGACTATCCCGGAATACCTCATCATATCCCAGTTTTTCCATCTCAGCCATATTCAACGCTGACAAATCAAATTCGGTTCCGCTGATGCTCGGTGTCTGCACCAATTTTTGGGCAAATAATATCATCTCCGGGTATAGTTGATTCGAAATTGTTTGAATTGCTTCTTTTATGTTCTTATCCAATCCACTCATTTTGTTTAACACCTTTCTTATTTAATCACTGTAACTGGATTAAATTAAAGTAGAAAATCTGCTTTATTCAGTTTAGTTAATTCTCTAAAAATTGAAACATTACCAGCCAGCGCTTTAACCATATAATCAATTCTGACCTTGTCGATAGGGCGATGACAATAAAACTCCTGCATCGGCGAATAACCCACTGCTGGTTTTTTCTCTCTGCCGCTGATCACCGATAAATCGGTACCGAAATCCCAATAGCCATACTTAACTGGCTGATTGACAGCTTCAAGCCCTGCTGCCGCGGCTTTTGTAAAGACATGCTCGGGACTGATTTTCCAGGCTTCTTTGACATTGGGGATGGCAACCGTTAAGCCGGTGTACGTAGTTCTTGGCACCGTTGCAATTTCCACCGTCGCTCTAAAATCAGGATCTTCTTTTGATAGCTGATCAATAATATCCTGAACCTCTTTGACACAGCCATCATAGGTTTCCCCGGGAACAAACCGTCGATCATAGGTAATATGGCAGCGATCCGGGACAATACACATCGCTCCTGGAGTACAGTCAATGATCGTAAGGGCAATGCTTGAATTGCCAAGATCTTCATCGGTGCCATGATTTTTGGCCAGATAGTCTTCAACGCAATCAATGAGTTTGGTCGATTTATTGACAGCATTGATTCCCAGCCATGGCGCACTGCCGTGGGAGGTTACCCCGGAGATGGTCACTTTCAGCTCAACCCGTCCCCGATGCCCCAGATATAATTTCAATGCGGTTGCCTCACAGGAGACCACCCCATCATAGGTGATGCCCGCTTCCGGGAAGGTATCTTCCACCAACTTAACCATCCCCAGCTGTTCTGCCGGTTCCTCCAATACAACACCGGTAAAGATATAACGACCTTTGATTGGATAACCCATCTTCCGAAGTTCAAGCAGGATTTTACCCGAATAGATTTGGCAAGCCCCGCCAGCTTTTACGTCTGCTGCTGCCCGGCCATGGATGACCTTTACCAACTCATAACCGTCTCTGTCCTGGTTTTCCATTTCATTTTCATCTATTTCTGCTCCATATGGATCGTAGCCTTCCCACTCGCTGAGATCTCCGGTATCCACATGGTCCAGATGCGCATTGTACATAATCGCCGGTCCCGGTTCTGTCCCATCAATAATGCCGATGACATTTCCCCATTTATCTCGAAAATAGTTGTCATACTCCAGCTTTTCCATTTCTGCTAAATACAAATCTGCCACACCTTTTTCTTCACCGGACAGGGCTGGCACCCGAATTAGTCTCTGACAAAAATCGACAACTTCCGATTCCAGTTTTTCAGCGAGTGTGTTAATGACATTATTTATATTTTCCAACTTATTCATCTCCCAATTTTTAGTTTATTTACAGGCATCGCAACGATTGTTCAAGCATCTCAGCGATATTTTCTTTGGTTGGTTTAACCATACAATTGCCAATGTTTGCCGTTTGAATGGCCATTTCACTGTACTGTTTGATCTCATCCGGACTGATCTGTTCTTCACCCAGAAGCTGTTTTATCAAGCTTTTAAATTCATCGACATTATCCAGATTCATCGCCAGCAAAATCTCCGTCGATAAATCTGGCCGTTCTTTTTCCACCAGTCTTAAATATTCTGCTAACAAAATACCATTGGCTTTACCATGATCGATGTGTTTAAAATATGTCAGTGAGTAGCCCATTGCATGAACCGCGGTGGTTCCGGTCTGCGCGATAACCACCCCCGCCAGAAATGATGCCTGAAGCAGATTTTCTCTGGTCTGTGGTGAAAAAGCTGGTGCCGTCGGTGATTCAATTGCTTTTAGCATTTCTGGAACACAGCCCATGATCAGTTGGGTGCTTTTTTCCGCAAGCGCATTGGTAATCATTGATGATTTCACCGACAGCATCCCTTCAATGGCATGGGATAACGCATCAATGGCCGTATTGATGGTGACCTCAACCGATAATTTATCGGTGTATTTTGCATCCAGAAAGGCAATCGTCGGAAAAATCAATTCCGTCGCAATACTCGTTTTGGTCTGAGCCTTATCGTTGGTTAAAATTGAGTATTTGGTAACCTCGGAACCCGTACCCGACGTCGTTGGTACGAAAGCCATTGGCAGGATTTTGTTTTCATAGCTACCTGAAAATAAATTTTCTTCAGAGATATTCTGAGCCGCCAATAGCGCAATTCCTTTGGCTGCATCCATGGGCGAGCCGCCACCGATGGCAATAATAAAATCAATCTTGTTTTCTTTGGCTACTGCCGCCCCCTCATAAATAATGGCGATGGTAGGGTTGCTCTTGATTTTATCAAACACCAGATAGTCAATTTTCTCGGCGTCCAGGGCTTTGATAATATCGTCCTGGGAACCGTTGATTTTTGCTGAATGCAGCCCCGTCACAATCAGGGCTTTTTTCCCCAGGGAAGCAAACAGTTTACTGTTGTTGCCAATACAATCGTCTCCCATAACAACGCGGGTAGGCATGTAATAATATTGATTCATGTTACGCCTCGATCATCTTGTCGACTTCGCTTAACACCTGATCCATTATCGCCATCGCATCCGTTAATTCCTGCTCGGTGATAATCAGTGGCGGTGCGACAATTAAAACATTTTCATGGGAATAGGTACTAAAACCCTTTTCTGATAACATGCCGATTATTTTGCCCATTATTTTTTCCGGGTCCATGCCATAGGGAACAAGTGGTTCCCTGGTTTTTTTGTCTTTAACCAACTCAATGGAGGAGAACAACCCAATATATCTTACGTCGCCAACACAGCGATGCTTTTCTTTGATTTTTTCCAATAACGTTCCCAGCAGAACCCCGCGCACCTTTGCCTGGTTCATTAATCCTGCTTCTTTATAGTATTCAATGGTGGCGATTCCGGCTGCACATCCCAATGGATGGGCAGAATATGTTAAACCACAACTTAATGTATTATTATCAAAGAAATTGGCAATCGCCTGGCTGACAATGGCGCCTCCAATGGGAGCATATCCGCAGGTTATCCCTTTAGCGAAGGTGATCATATCTGGCTTTACGCCATAATGATTGACTGCAAACCACTCACCGGTACGTCCCCATCCGGTCATCACCTCATCACAGATCATCATAATCCCAAACTCATCACATATTTCCCGTACGCCCTGCAAATATCCTTTTGGCGGAATAATTACACCATTGCTTCCGGTAATTGTTTCTAAGACGATGGCTGCTACCGAATTTCGACCTTCATAGATAATCTGTTCGCGCAACTGTCCAATATAATATTTTGTGGCCGCTTCTTCATTTTCAAATGCAACCGGCGCTCTGTAAACATAGGGATCGAAAAATTTGATAAAGCCGGGAATTCCTGGTTCACAAGCATATCTTCTGGGTTCCCCGGTTAAATTGGCGGCACCATAGGTCGATCCATGATAGGAACGGTATCGGGAAAATATTTTATTTCTTCCCGTTACCATCTTGGCCATCTTAATTGCATTTTCATTTGCATCAGCTCCGCCTAAGGTAAAGAAGATTTTTCCCATGTTATCAGGGGCAATCTCGATGACCATTTTAGCTAACTGGGAGCGTACATCAATCGCAAAGGATGGTGAGGAAAACGCCAATCTTCCTGCTTGTTCCTGAATAGCTTCGATAACTTTTTTATTGCCGTAGCCAATATTTAAATTAACCAATTGGGAAGACATATCGTAATAACGCTTTCCATCCCCGTCCCAAAAATAAATGCCTTCACCGCCAACCATGACTTTGGGTTTCAACGCCCCTTGGGCACTCCAAGAATGCAAATTGTATTTTTTTGATGTTTCACAAATAGCCTGTACCGTTTTTAATTCAAGTTCCATGTTTCAACCGCCTTCTAAACGTAAAAAAGGAGTCTGCTCTTACTTAAGAACAGGCTCCTTCGCCGTTATCATTTTATTTATTTGTCTGACATGAATACTATATTAACATGGTTTTTTTAATATGCAACGAACCCCAGCACAAAATCAATTGTGCTGAAGCACAGAAGCTCAAAGTCATATCTACATGATTTCTTTGATATTTAAGGCTAAAATCAGCTCTAAACCATTCTGGTACGTCAGCTCGCATTGCAATATTTCTTTGATTTTTTTTATTTTATAATTCACCGTATTCCGATGCACATAAGTTGTTTTTGCTACTTCTTGGATACTCCCGTTGCTAAGCAAATACGCTTTTAGGGTGTCAAGATAATCCGTTTGATTTTTACGGTCATAATCTTCTAACTGTCCCAAGGTATCTTTATAGAACCGCTTTAACACATTGGTATCCTCAACTTCAATCAGCAGTTGATAAAACCCAATATCATTATACGACTTAATAACCTCCTGCTGCTTTTCTGCAAGATGCAATACGGCGATTGCCCTTTTGTAATTTTTTGCTAACGACAAAATTCCATTTTCACCCGCACCGATTCCGCCATGGATCATATATTGGGGAAATCGCACCAAACATAATTCATACAGCGTTCTGATCGCATTTTCAATGACATGCTGCGAAAAATTTTGAAGTACAATTATCAAATACTGATCCTGCCTAAAGATATTAAATCGATCACTGCTCTGATATAAGATACTCATTAACTGCATTCTGATTTTTTTATCAAAATCAAATAACCTTCCATTTCCAGTGTCTTTGAGTGATAAGGCAACAACATGATACTCAGCATCCAGATCAAATTCTTTCCGTTCCAATACAGAGCGATACTGTAAACTTTTTTCAGGAAAAAAGATGGCATCCCGAAACGCCCCGGCAACGGTTACTTCATTTTCTTCTGCTTTAATAATTTTTCTGCAAAAATCATTGGTAATATCCACAATTCGTGTTTTCCATGGTATTGTAAACAACGGAAATTTCATTTTGCTACAAAATTCAATCAAATCCTCTGGTACTGCTTTGATATAGGGCCCTATATTCAGAACTAACCCACTTGCCTGGTGTTCAATCAATCCCTCTGCAAACGCGATTAACCAATCGGTGTTTGAATGCCCGATTCCGGTTGAAAAAATTAATTCCTGGCCATGAAGAAAACCCGCTGTTTCAGGATCTTCAAGCATGTGAACCCAATTAACGAGGTTATTCAATTTTTCATCACCGCAAATAAGATTCATTCCATAGTTTTCTTTTGAATATTTGCATAAATGATTGAGCGTGATCGCCATACTTGTCCTCCTTTCCCGATTTTAATTAGTTCAGATTATATTTTTATCAATTAATCCGATTAACTATCAATCGAGCAATAAGACAGCTTTAAATATAACCAAACAGTTGCGTACTTCAAACGGGCGTTATTCAACATTGAAAAATTTTCTAATACCCTGAAAACAGGTTGTTAAATAATCCAACGATACAAAATTTTTCTAAATTATATCAAAACAGTTTTTATATTACAAGGAAAACAGTAATTGCTCAAAATCACCTTTAAGAAAACTTATTTTATAGCGCCTCGATGATTATTTTGTCTCGTTTGGAAGTTATTTTAATTAATTATTCCCACAAGAATAAGCTTGTTTTGTCGATTTTTTATTTCTATTTTTACAACATTCCAATGAACTTCAAAAGGACTATTTATCCTTGTCCCACATTTTTAAATAGTTCTGAATTTCTATTGCATCTTCGACCTCCAGGTCTTGCACCCCAGCCAAGCCTTCCACATGATGAAGAAATTCATGCTTTAATACGCGTCTTAACTGACCTTTATATTCCGCCAACGACTCATTGCCAAAGGTTTGGACAAAGGAGCCATAATAAATGGCTATATAATTCCCCAATCGGCTGTCGCGATGGTATTCCCCTAAAACAAACAGATCCTTGGCTTTGTTTTGGGGATGCAGTTTTGCCTCTTCTTTTAAGACGATGCCGCCATTAAGCTCGTTATATAGCTCTTGGGGAATTTCTTCCGCTATTTCATTTAACATTGTTTCTGTTTCATCAATCGTATACATTTCAGCCCTCAATTATTTTCTTTTTAAATTTTTCTTGATCAGGTTGAATTCAATAACGAATCGCCCACAATTTTATAAAATGCTTTTTCGCTTTCCCATTTTTATTATTAAGGTCTATTACCCCCGAAGCTTGCCATTCACCGATAAGATCTATAATTTATTGAAAAATAACACTTCTATTTTTGTCAAATGGGTTTTTTCTAACCGCCAGTGAAAATAGATACGGATACTCGGTTTTTAAATGCTCCATATAGTTAATCCACTCGATCAGAAGCGTCGAATAGGCCCGCTGAATATCCAGTGACAGATGCTGTAAATCGGCCTGAGGCAAATCGTTCAGACTGTCTCGGGCAATCATTTCATCCATTAAATGGAACACGGCCCATAACATATCCGAATACGTTTCATGTTCTAATAAATTCTGATTTTGAAGCATCATATGAAAAAAACCGTGTTTTTTAATTAATTTACCTTTGAGGACTGTTAAATCGCCCACTCTGGCATCCATCGGAAAATCATATGCTCTAACGATCTCAATGGCTTTGGCAAAGTCTTTTTTCTGCCACGTTCCATCTATTTTCAAATGTTCGCAGATACCTTCCCGATCCTGATTGAATTCATTAAGATCAACAATAATATCGGTTCCCACTTCTCCAAAAAAGCTGCTGATAACCATATTCAATTGTTTTAAGCGCTCTTTCTTCTCCCGGGTACTGATCATACTTTGGAGAACCACCGTTACAATCGCAACCTGCATCGGTAA
This window encodes:
- the hydA gene encoding dihydropyrimidinase, translated to MDLIIKNGKIVTEAEMFEADIAVKNGKIVAIGKNIDHQAETVIDAMGKLVLPGAIDVHTHLAMPFGGTVSADSYLSGTRAAACGGVTTVFDYPIQRKGNSILSLIDEKKAICETEACVDYAFHCCITDLNDGAILAEMEKAVEEGITSFKCFLVYKKEGMMVDDATFVKLLIRAKELGAMINVHAENPDIIDMNIETFLKEGKTSPWYHYLSRPEFVEAEADKRAVHWAKNFDAALYIVHMADKEGLEAAIDAKRNGNQIYIETCPQYLEFTSAVYQREDGRNFVCSPPMKGQESQDALWNAIRTGGIDTIATDHCPFQSYEKDWGKDDFTKIPNGCAGIENLYPYMLSAANEGKVTFNKVVECCCANPAKIFGCSDKGSLTVGKDADIVIYDPDKKFTISVDNMHSDYDHTIWEGKELKGYPVMTISRGKLIFEDGEFLGEPGWGKFVKRVTNN
- a CDS encoding M20/M25/M40 family metallo-hydrolase; protein product: MSGLDKNIKEAIQTISNQLYPEMILFAQKLVQTPSISGTEFDLSALNMAEMEKLGYDEVFRDSHGNVVGLVKGTEPGPTIMYNSHMDHVSPGDAANWEGYDPYGGVIDVCTVDSQNKQPDEAECIHGRGASDVKCGEAVQIYTGGLLVKLREQGFPVKGTFMFAGVVQEEPAEMVGMLHLVDKTFPEKGLDYDAMVSSEATSLKLYCGHRGRVEMLINVYGRTSHGSAPWLGINAIYKAIPLITRIKEELYPGLPTDPELGQASISLNIIECSPGALSIVPDRCMLSLDRRTLPGETAESAMAQIQEIINELAEKDPEFKADVAVKSAEEISYTGLAYNVPKDMDPWKISTEHAFVKAATDALVAVGQTVEYGYWDFGTDASKTCGIDRKPTIGYSPMQEQYAHTPYDKCRTDFMKIALEGNAAIYLNTSQQGPEAFEKVEWK
- a CDS encoding M20/M25/M40 family metallo-hydrolase — protein: MNKLENINNVINTLAEKLESEVVDFCQRLIRVPALSGEEKGVADLYLAEMEKLEYDNYFRDKWGNVIGIIDGTEPGPAIMYNAHLDHVDTGDLSEWEGYDPYGAEIDENEMENQDRDGYELVKVIHGRAAADVKAGGACQIYSGKILLELRKMGYPIKGRYIFTGVVLEEPAEQLGMVKLVEDTFPEAGITYDGVVSCEATALKLYLGHRGRVELKVTISGVTSHGSAPWLGINAVNKSTKLIDCVEDYLAKNHGTDEDLGNSSIALTIIDCTPGAMCIVPDRCHITYDRRFVPGETYDGCVKEVQDIIDQLSKEDPDFRATVEIATVPRTTYTGLTVAIPNVKEAWKISPEHVFTKAAAAGLEAVNQPVKYGYWDFGTDLSVISGREKKPAVGYSPMQEFYCHRPIDKVRIDYMVKALAGNVSIFRELTKLNKADFLL
- a CDS encoding iron-containing alcohol dehydrogenase family protein yields the protein MNQYYYMPTRVVMGDDCIGNNSKLFASLGKKALIVTGLHSAKINGSQDDIIKALDAEKIDYLVFDKIKSNPTIAIIYEGAAVAKENKIDFIIAIGGGSPMDAAKGIALLAAQNISEENLFSGSYENKILPMAFVPTTSGTGSEVTKYSILTNDKAQTKTSIATELIFPTIAFLDAKYTDKLSVEVTINTAIDALSHAIEGMLSVKSSMITNALAEKSTQLIMGCVPEMLKAIESPTAPAFSPQTRENLLQASFLAGVVIAQTGTTAVHAMGYSLTYFKHIDHGKANGILLAEYLRLVEKERPDLSTEILLAMNLDNVDEFKSLIKQLLGEEQISPDEIKQYSEMAIQTANIGNCMVKPTKENIAEMLEQSLRCL
- a CDS encoding aminotransferase class III-fold pyridoxal phosphate-dependent enzyme — its product is MELELKTVQAICETSKKYNLHSWSAQGALKPKVMVGGEGIYFWDGDGKRYYDMSSQLVNLNIGYGNKKVIEAIQEQAGRLAFSSPSFAIDVRSQLAKMVIEIAPDNMGKIFFTLGGADANENAIKMAKMVTGRNKIFSRYRSYHGSTYGAANLTGEPRRYACEPGIPGFIKFFDPYVYRAPVAFENEEAATKYYIGQLREQIIYEGRNSVAAIVLETITGSNGVIIPPKGYLQGVREICDEFGIMMICDEVMTGWGRTGEWFAVNHYGVKPDMITFAKGITCGYAPIGGAIVSQAIANFFDNNTLSCGLTYSAHPLGCAAGIATIEYYKEAGLMNQAKVRGVLLGTLLEKIKEKHRCVGDVRYIGLFSSIELVKDKKTREPLVPYGMDPEKIMGKIIGMLSEKGFSTYSHENVLIVAPPLIITEQELTDAMAIMDQVLSEVDKMIEA
- a CDS encoding PucR family transcriptional regulator ligand-binding domain-containing protein gives rise to the protein MAITLNHLCKYSKENYGMNLICGDEKLNNLVNWVHMLEDPETAGFLHGQELIFSTGIGHSNTDWLIAFAEGLIEHQASGLVLNIGPYIKAVPEDLIEFCSKMKFPLFTIPWKTRIVDITNDFCRKIIKAEENEVTVAGAFRDAIFFPEKSLQYRSVLERKEFDLDAEYHVVALSLKDTGNGRLFDFDKKIRMQLMSILYQSSDRFNIFRQDQYLIIVLQNFSQHVIENAIRTLYELCLVRFPQYMIHGGIGAGENGILSLAKNYKRAIAVLHLAEKQQEVIKSYNDIGFYQLLIEVEDTNVLKRFYKDTLGQLEDYDRKNQTDYLDTLKAYLLSNGSIQEVAKTTYVHRNTVNYKIKKIKEILQCELTYQNGLELILALNIKEIM
- a CDS encoding metallopeptidase family protein, producing the protein MYTIDETETMLNEIAEEIPQELYNELNGGIVLKEEAKLHPQNKAKDLFVLGEYHRDSRLGNYIAIYYGSFVQTFGNESLAEYKGQLRRVLKHEFLHHVEGLAGVQDLEVEDAIEIQNYLKMWDKDK